The genomic stretch AGCAAAATAGAACAGCTTACAGCTCTCATGTTAGGCATACCATCTTCACTATGCCAAGTCTCAAAATCTGAATGCCAATAAAACCCTTTACCATCAAATCTATCTTTACAATTCATTCTTGATTGATGAATATACGTTGGGCTTCCTAGCAATGCTTCTGCAATATTTAAAATCTTCCGACTGTAACAGAGTTTTTTAAATATTTCATTAGTTTTATGAATATTAAATACAGACCTTACGATTTTAGAGTCTATCTCTCTAATAAGTTCTGGATTTTCAGATTCTTCTAAGTAATTTTTTTTTAGTTTTTTAGCTTCATTTTTTAAATTATTTAATTCATGAAAAGATAACAAATTTTTAATAATCAAGTACCCATTTTTTTTATAAAAAGTAACTTCTTTGTTATCAAGTTGAGCATTTTTAAATTGTTCAAGAGTACCATAAATGATTGGCTCTTTTCTTTTAATAAATCCACTCTTGTCTCCCCTAGAAGGGTACAGATCTTGTGCAACCTCAACTTTCATATAATTATTCCTCCAAATATATTGGAATTTTATAAATGGGTTGTTAATGCTACTATTCCATTATCCCTAATGATACCCAAAAATAATGTTTAAATTACTTTTTTTAGTGTTTGGTTTTGAAGCAATCATCAAAACGTTTTGACCCTGGTTGACTGACAAAAGTTGGGAATAAAGCCCCAAATCCCTTTCTCTATAAACTTTTTCGGCTCTAAGGAAAAAGCCTATTCGGTATCTGTTGTTTAACAGGTGAATCGAGCGGGTGAACTCGCGACCACAACTACCGCGCTTATAAGCTTTTCACGGTCTGATGGCTATAAACGCGCTTAGCCCGCATCGGACAAGCATTCTGGAAGTTTTGTCAGTCAACCATGCGACCCCCAGTGCTATCTTAACAGAAATACTACCTCGTAACTTTTTGTTGCAACCTCCAAGACAAATGCTCCAGAACCTTCACTTGTCACCAATGATTATTAGGTGGTGTTACTGCTGGTGATTGTTCTCTTCATTTTTAAGCTAAAAAGAAAGCTGTTGTTGTATTACCTCCTGCTTTTTGTGAGACATCCGCTGAAGTGAATTTAACATCTTAAGAAAACCGTCAGGCGCAAAATTGTCAACAGGTGGAATACGTTTATGTAAATTCTGGGGGGGGCGACGAAATAAGCTAAAACGCAGACTCTATAAGCAATCTAGCCCTTAGACCTCGTTGATAATACTTTCGTGTCTTGATGCAATAGCGAGTGGGGGAAACCACGGCAGTTGCTCATGGGGGAGACCCCCAAGACCGCACTGCCTCCCCAAGACCGCGCTGCATCGCTTATTAGGACCCACGTCTCATTAATTCGGTTCTAGTTCTATACAAACATCCTTGAAATTAATCCAGGTTTGACCATATAAACCAACGTAAAAACTGGACGGTGCGCGCCTCCTAGGCCGGGGAACCCGGCCTAGGGTCGCACCGCTATGTCTGAGCTCTATTCGACCAGGTTCTTTGACACGAGCCACATAGTTTTGTATTCCTTGACGTTTAATATTCTGACCATGAATAGTTGCAGAAGTGTAAGCTATGGCTATCAATAAAACTAAAGAAATAAACCGTTCACCCTCAACTTTAGCTGTCCGGCAAAATTCATCCCACACCTAATGCGTAGCATTAGGTGTGGGATGAATTTTGAACAGGGTATTATAAAATTGCTATAATATATGTACTGATAAACAAAGCCGTTCGCGAAGCGTGGCCAAAGGCCTTAAATGCTGGTTTGTCAGCCACCTACGTTCCTAAAAAATAGAACTTATGGTATTGTTCCGGCGCGGAGGGGCATCCCGTGTCGTTAATAAAGCTTACCGTGTATCCGTTCGCGCAGCGTCGGCGAAAGCCGATAGCGATGGCTGGAGTTGGTAAGAAGCCCACAGTGTAATCTTGGCCAAAGGCCACGCTACGCGAACGATTCAGTGTGGGAGTATGTCACTATTCTCTAAATACTGAGGGGGTGACAACAAGGCGTTAAATTAGACAGGGTATGGGGTGTGGGGTGTGGGGTGGGGAGAATAGAAGGGAATTTGAAGTGAACCCAGGGATAACAATCGGTCCGAAACCTGATTTAACCGTCCCGTTGCAACGTAGCCAGCTCCTGATCTTCCCCAACACCCATCACCCCACACCCCACACCCCGTAAAGTTTTTAAGGCTGTTTGTCACCCAGTCAGGAACCCCTCTTGCTAGCATGCCTATTGCCTCTTGCCAAGCGCGAGTATGTTTACAACCCAGATACAAACGCTATAGTAATGAGGTACACAGGAATTTTTACCAATTCCAAAGTTCCCTCTTTTTTATTCCCTACTCCCTACTCCCTACTCCCTACTCCCTAAAACCTAGGACTTTTTACCTCCCCTGAGTGTTCAAAAACAAATGCCAAGTTGGCATGACAAACAATACCTACTAGACTAAGCTAATAATTAGATTGACATCCCCACGGGTGAAAACCCCGTGGAGTCTGTGGTTATACTACAGCCAATGGGTTAAAACTACCTTGGCTTGAAGCCTATCAATAGACTACTAAATCCTTAGGCTATTATTAACAACCTGTAGATTAGTTTGGTGGTGGCAAAACCAATCAAAACCTCTGTTGAAAACCTCTGTTGTTTTGGTATGAAGCAGGACTGGCAACCCAAAACTAAAGTAAAGTGCCATCGCGCTCCTGTCCCTGGAAGATTTTTGAGGTTTTGCGATCGCTTAAGTAGCTTGTATCAGTAGCTTTTATCGTAAGCATTCAGCCGTCAGCCGTCAGCCGTCAGCCATTTGCATAGCGTGGCCATAGGCCAAGGCTCAAGCTACTAATGGTGCTTATTCTATTCAAAAGCACCATTAGTAGGGTACGCTATGGGCATAAACTGTTCCCGTAGCTTGGCCACAAGCCTTTAGCTGTTCGCTTAGCGTGCGCGTAGCGCATTAGCTGATACGCGACACGCTGATAGCTGAATGCTTACCTTTTATCAGTAGCTCGTCCCTAGGGAACCATGAATTGGTGCATTAATCCCGACTGTTCTAAACCTTACAATACAGAAGATACCAGATTCTGCCAAGCCTGTGGTTCGGAATTACTCTTGGCAGAACGCTATCGCGTGATTGGCTTGCTCAGTGACAAAGGTGCTTTCGGTAAGACCTATGAGGTAGTTGATCACAACAGTGATCAAAAAAGTGATCACAACACTCTCAAAGTTCTCAAAGTCTTGACTGACTATCAATCTAGAGCAGTTGAGCTGTTTGAGCAAGAAGCATGGGTTTTGAGTCAGCTGAATCATCCAGGAATTCCCAAATCAGAAGGAACGTTTATCTTCTCCTGCAGAAACAACGAGATCAGCTTAAACTGCATGGTTCTCGAATACATTGAAGGCTTAGATTTAGAGGAGTATCAGCACCAACACAAGAATCACCCCATTGACGAAACCTTAGCCTTAGAATGGCTATCCCAACTGGTAAAAATTCTCCATGTAGTCCATCAGAAGCACTTTTTCCATCGCGATATTAAACCATCCAATGTCATTCTCAGGAAGGATGGACAACTAGTGCTCATTGACTTTGGGGCTGTGCGGCAAGTCACCAACACCATCATTGCTGGCGGTAAAAACACCCAGATTCATACTCCAGGTTACGCACCACCAGAACAAGAGCAAGGCTATGCCATGCCACAATCTGACTTCTTTGCCTTGGGGCGCACCTTTGTTTATCTGCTCACTGGTAAGGAACCGATGGATCCCCTTCTGTACAATCCTGATACCAGTGAATTACTGTGGCACCGCTATGCCCCTCAGGTCTCGCCTCAACTCAGAGAATTTATTGACCAACTGATGGCTCCCTTAGTCAGTCAGCGTCCTCGGAATACTGGGGAGATTTTGCAGCACTTGGCCAAGCTTGAGCAGGTAATAAATCCACCACCCTCACGACGCCAAGTCCTATCAAAAATACTATCCACTCGCTTCAAGGGGTCTTCCATAGGTTTAAGCAATACAAGGTTAACGAGGGTATTGACTAAACGGAAATTACTCAAAGCCGCTGGTTTTGGTAGTGTCGGACTAGTATTAGCAACAGTCATTGATCAACTCTCGGACTCACCCTCCCACACCCTCACCCCTAACCAGTTGACCCTCAATTTTACTCAGGAGGTAGAAAAGGATAAGCCACTATCCCCCAGTAATCAAGAGCAAAAAGCGAAGGTCACCAATGTATCCCTACAGAACTTTGAATTTGATGTGGTCAAAGTGAATCCCCAAGGTCAGATAACCAACCGCAATCGTCATCAAGCCAAGTTTTTTAAAGAAAACTTAGGTAACGGGGTAATGCTGCAAATGGTGTCTATCCCTGGCGGTACCTTCACTATGGGTTCACCAGTTTCTAAACACTTGGTCACTGTAAAGCCCTTGTATATGGGCAAGTTTAGTGTAACTCAGGCACAGTGGAAAGTGGTTGCTTCCTTACCCAAAGTCAGTCGTGAATTGGATTCTGACCCATCCCACTTCAAAGGAGATCATCTGCCTGTGGAGCAGATATGTTGGTATGACGCTGTAGAATTTTGTGCCAGAGTATCTCAAAAAACCGGACGCACCTATCGGCTACCCAATGAAGTGGAATGGGAATATGCCTGTCGTGCTGGGAGTACCACAAAATTTCACTTTGGTCAAGCAATTACCACCAATTTGGCTAACTACGATGGTCATCAGACTGACACTGATGGTTCACAGCCAAAAGGTATCTTTCGAGAGAAAACTACGACGGTGGGGAGTTTTAAAGTAGCTAACGCCTTTGGGCTATACGATATGCATGGCAATGTCTGGGAATGGTGTGCTGACCATTGGCATGAAAATCACCAGGGTCCTCCATCGGATGGCAGTGCGTGGCTAAGCAATAATGAGGATCGGGATCGGTTACTGCGAGGAGGGTCTTGGCTCAACAGTTCCGGCTACTGCCATAGTGATTATCGCAATTTCAATAGTCCGGATGTTACATATATCTCCTTTGGTTTTCGGGTAGTTTGCGATTTGATTTAAACTTTAGCAAAGGGAATAGGGAGCAGGGAGCAGGGAGCAGGGAACAGGGAA from Moorena sp. SIOASIH encodes the following:
- a CDS encoding bifunctional serine/threonine-protein kinase/formylglycine-generating enzyme family protein, whose product is MNWCINPDCSKPYNTEDTRFCQACGSELLLAERYRVIGLLSDKGAFGKTYEVVDHNSDQKSDHNTLKVLKVLTDYQSRAVELFEQEAWVLSQLNHPGIPKSEGTFIFSCRNNEISLNCMVLEYIEGLDLEEYQHQHKNHPIDETLALEWLSQLVKILHVVHQKHFFHRDIKPSNVILRKDGQLVLIDFGAVRQVTNTIIAGGKNTQIHTPGYAPPEQEQGYAMPQSDFFALGRTFVYLLTGKEPMDPLLYNPDTSELLWHRYAPQVSPQLREFIDQLMAPLVSQRPRNTGEILQHLAKLEQVINPPPSRRQVLSKILSTRFKGSSIGLSNTRLTRVLTKRKLLKAAGFGSVGLVLATVIDQLSDSPSHTLTPNQLTLNFTQEVEKDKPLSPSNQEQKAKVTNVSLQNFEFDVVKVNPQGQITNRNRHQAKFFKENLGNGVMLQMVSIPGGTFTMGSPVSKHLVTVKPLYMGKFSVTQAQWKVVASLPKVSRELDSDPSHFKGDHLPVEQICWYDAVEFCARVSQKTGRTYRLPNEVEWEYACRAGSTTKFHFGQAITTNLANYDGHQTDTDGSQPKGIFREKTTTVGSFKVANAFGLYDMHGNVWEWCADHWHENHQGPPSDGSAWLSNNEDRDRLLRGGSWLNSSGYCHSDYRNFNSPDVTYISFGFRVVCDLI
- the thpD gene encoding ectoine hydroxylase, encoding MKVEVAQDLYPSRGDKSGFIKRKEPIIYGTLEQFKNAQLDNKEVTFYKKNGYLIIKNLLSFHELNNLKNEAKKLKKNYLEESENPELIREIDSKIVRSVFNIHKTNEIFKKLCYSRKILNIAEALLGSPTYIHQSRMNCKDRFDGKGFYWHSDFETWHSEDGMPNMRAVSCSILLTDNNEFNGPLLLVPGSHKYFIQCPGKTPEAHYKHSLKKQEYGVPTKDSITKIIKKHGITSFKAKAGSVIFFDCNIIHGSSDNLSPFPRYNLFFVYNSIYNKLISPYAGTKPRPEFIASREH